ATGCCCGCTCAGGTTACAGAATTTGCTGGCAAGTAATTCAAAAACGTTTGCGCCAAATGAAATCACGTGTTGGTTTGCGCTACGCCACAGCTATCCTTCAAGGTGCGGGTGAAGATCTCCCGACTGTTGCCCAAGACCTTGAGCTGGTTAAGCAAATCCTTGCTGAATCCAAAGAACTCAGCAATGTGCTCAAAAGTCCCATTGTAAAAGACGATGACAAAATTGCCATCTTAAAGCAGGTCTTCATCGGTAGAATTTCCATCAAAACGCTGGAGGCACTTGAGCTACTTGTGCGCAAAGGTCGCAGTGCCTTTATTGCAGATACGATTGCTGAATTTCAAGCTTTGCTTGATGCCCAAAACGGAGTGCTCAATGCCGAAGTTTGCAGCGCTGTGGAGTTAGATGATACACAGAAGAACCTGATTTCAGCACAGTTGGAGCGCCTTATGCAC
This genomic interval from Chloroherpetonaceae bacterium contains the following:
- the atpH gene encoding ATP synthase F1 subunit delta, whose translation is MKSRVGLRYATAILQGAGEDLPTVAQDLELVKQILAESKELSNVLKSPIVKDDDKIAILKQVFIGRISIKTLEALELLVRKGRSAFIADTIAEFQALLDAQNGVLNAEVCSAVELDDTQKNLISAQLERLMHKKVRLSTKVMPALIGGLTIRIGDTVIDSSVKHQLERLRGKFKQAVLN